Proteins encoded by one window of Agrobacterium tumefaciens:
- a CDS encoding E protein produces MMVPPRPGFAPLSLESINDRMEMHLFLTSACILYHIYIRDNLLIYQEIWTKYWRGRLAESALKNEISALYLRLPFPRPPTLQSIAEQEVICKDAAPIYVYCSREAMLSHVQSKDLCQFGRANLLACTLAPYRTGVTIEMVRCLFKRLRDGNRVEAGTGEEDLSHFVAFLPTTAFRRGPRFYLGGENVQFFLREGGLELPCHIIAFGRALFSEILADGSSWDWKSVGESSRLNHVRASVELSRNVPTAETTDNWAEAALGADAVYPVRPPNLTPTQDHPCKPLLSGNRVPNERHRPWKRFFKKLRSVSKHFYFNR; encoded by the coding sequence ATGATGGTTCCACCACGTCCAGGCTTCGCTCCGCTTAGTCTTGAATCTATTAATGACAGAATGGAAATGCATCTATTTTTGACCAGTGCATGCATCCTATATCATATCTATATCCGCGATAATCTCCTGATTTATCAGGAGATTTGGACGAAATACTGGCGGGGACGATTGGCAGAGAGCGCGCTAAAAAACGAAATTTCCGCGTTATATCTTCGTCTCCCATTTCCTCGTCCGCCGACGCTTCAGTCCATCGCAGAGCAGGAGGTGATCTGTAAAGACGCGGCGCCAATCTATGTTTATTGTTCCCGGGAAGCTATGCTGAGTCATGTGCAGTCTAAGGATCTTTGCCAATTCGGAAGGGCGAACCTTCTCGCATGCACGTTAGCTCCTTACCGAACCGGAGTTACAATCGAAATGGTGCGATGTTTGTTCAAGCGTTTACGCGATGGAAATCGCGTCGAAGCTGGAACCGGCGAAGAAGACTTGAGTCATTTTGTGGCCTTCCTTCCCACCACGGCTTTCCGGCGAGGGCCGCGGTTTTACCTGGGTGGCGAAAATGTCCAATTCTTTCTACGAGAAGGAGGGTTGGAACTCCCTTGCCACATCATCGCGTTCGGTAGAGCGTTGTTCAGCGAAATACTAGCTGATGGCTCGTCCTGGGACTGGAAAAGCGTCGGGGAGAGTTCTCGTTTGAATCATGTTCGGGCCAGTGTCGAATTGTCACGCAACGTTCCAACGGCGGAGACAACTGATAATTGGGCCGAAGCGGCTTTAGGAGCCGACGCCGTGTACCCCGTGCGGCCTCCAAATCTGACCCCGACGCAAGATCATCCTTGCAAACCCTTGCTTTCGGGAAATCGAGTGCCGAATGAACGTCATAGACCTTGGAAGCGCTTCTTCAAGAAGCTCCGATCTGTTTCAAAGCATTTCTACTTTAATCGCTGA
- the iaaH gene encoding indoleacetamide hydrolase, translating into MVPITSLAQTLERLRRKDYSCLELVETLIARCQAAKPLNALLATDWDGLRRSAKKIDRHGNAGLGLCGIPLCFKANIATGIFPTSAATPALINHLPKIPSRVAERLFSAGALPGASGNMHELSFGITSNNYATGAVRNPWNPSLIPGGSSGGVAAAVASRLMLGGIGTDTGASVRLPAALCGVVGFRPTLARYPRDRIIPVSPTRDTAGIIAQCVADVIILDQVISGRSAKISPMPLKGLRIGLPTTYFYDDLDADVAFAAETTIRLLANRGVTFVEADIPHLEELNSGASLPIALYEFPHALKKYLDDFVGTVSFSDVIKGIRSPDVANIVSAQIDGHQISNDEYELARQSFRPRLQATYRNYFRLYQLDAILFPTAPLAAKAIGQESSVIHNGSMMNTFKIYVRNVDPSSNAGLPGLSLPACLTPDRLPVGMEIDGLAGSDHRLLAIGAALEKAINFPSFPDAFN; encoded by the coding sequence ATGGTGCCCATTACCTCGTTAGCACAAACCCTAGAACGCCTGAGACGGAAAGACTACTCCTGCTTAGAACTAGTAGAAACTCTGATAGCGCGTTGCCAAGCTGCAAAACCATTAAATGCCCTTCTGGCTACAGACTGGGATGGCTTGCGGCGAAGCGCCAAAAAAATTGATCGTCATGGAAACGCCGGATTAGGTCTTTGCGGCATTCCACTCTGTTTTAAGGCGAACATCGCGACCGGCATATTTCCTACAAGCGCTGCTACTCCGGCGCTGATAAACCACTTGCCAAAGATACCATCCCGCGTCGCAGAAAGACTTTTTTCAGCTGGAGCACTGCCGGGTGCCTCGGGAAACATGCATGAGTTATCGTTTGGAATTACGAGCAACAACTATGCCACCGGTGCGGTGCGGAACCCGTGGAATCCAAGTCTGATACCAGGAGGCTCAAGCGGTGGTGTGGCTGCTGCGGTGGCAAGCCGATTGATGTTAGGCGGCATAGGCACCGATACCGGTGCATCTGTTCGCCTACCCGCAGCCCTGTGTGGCGTAGTAGGATTTCGACCGACGCTTGCTCGATATCCAAGAGATCGGATAATACCGGTCAGCCCCACCCGGGACACCGCCGGAATCATAGCGCAGTGCGTAGCCGATGTTATAATCCTCGATCAGGTGATTTCCGGACGGTCGGCGAAAATTTCACCCATGCCGCTGAAGGGGCTTCGGATCGGCCTCCCCACTACCTACTTTTACGATGACCTTGATGCTGATGTGGCCTTCGCAGCTGAAACGACGATTCGCTTGCTAGCCAACAGAGGCGTAACCTTTGTTGAAGCCGACATCCCCCACCTAGAGGAACTGAATAGTGGGGCAAGTTTGCCAATTGCGCTTTACGAATTTCCACACGCTCTAAAAAAGTATCTCGACGATTTTGTGGGAACAGTTTCTTTTTCTGACGTTATCAAAGGAATTCGTAGCCCCGATGTAGCGAACATTGTCAGTGCGCAAATTGATGGGCATCAAATTTCCAACGATGAATATGAACTGGCGCGTCAATCCTTCAGGCCAAGGCTCCAGGCCACTTATCGGAATTACTTCAGACTCTATCAGTTAGATGCAATCCTTTTCCCAACTGCACCCTTAGCGGCCAAAGCCATAGGTCAGGAGTCGTCAGTCATCCACAATGGCTCAATGATGAACACTTTCAAGATCTACGTGCGAAATGTGGACCCAAGCAGCAACGCAGGCCTACCTGGGTTGAGCCTTCCTGCCTGCCTTACACCTGATCGCTTGCCTGTTGGAATGGAAATTGACGGATTAGCGGGGTCAGACCACCGTCTGTTAGCAATCGGGGCAGCATTAGAAAAAGCCATAAATTTTCCTTCCTTTCCCGATGCTTTTAATTAG
- a CDS encoding agrocinopine synthase: MEGTVWPAWTLHWDLPENVTPPEVLARHSVPRLLERLEEDLPLQVIEHRGMFNLGKRIQECTASSLLAALGQGGRNLSELDVCLTSDNVAIVSHDLNTWRVSEKLGDKLFNEIHSSKIKDVPVIIREVSNGIIQDKYLETIDHIPLLTEIFSKVFLANPDATIFLDGRNYEAHVIVAWLSHRPEYHQRVVVLFYTFEYPHGGAFVDAVLNAQPASAWRKSIALMPALFPEELCRLARLRQVTEPTVDDLYLAGKAWFDSMLMQDMRIVAAHVVFSGVTRNLLGQVVDKDVLLAFDSDQAAVRLAYYLKEDTMIRAKRPHLKFAAVTRCYDFAALLDSGERGEFSIDIKTGRARRHETDERKHIRWRKGTPGNSATIADWVISDRPEDEMAIWEWRNQGIDREVSHLSPHLDLNIETSK; this comes from the coding sequence GTGGAAGGAACCGTTTGGCCGGCTTGGACACTCCATTGGGATCTACCAGAAAACGTTACTCCCCCCGAGGTTCTCGCACGCCATTCTGTCCCAAGGCTTCTAGAGCGGCTCGAGGAAGACCTGCCCTTACAGGTCATTGAGCACAGAGGAATGTTCAATTTAGGGAAACGAATTCAAGAATGCACCGCGAGCTCATTGTTGGCCGCGCTCGGGCAAGGAGGACGCAATCTGAGCGAGTTGGACGTCTGTTTAACTTCAGATAATGTAGCTATCGTTTCTCATGATCTTAACACTTGGCGAGTGTCTGAAAAGTTGGGAGATAAGCTTTTCAATGAAATTCACTCATCAAAAATCAAGGATGTACCTGTTATTATTCGAGAGGTATCAAATGGGATAATACAAGACAAGTATCTTGAAACCATTGATCATATTCCTTTGTTAACTGAAATATTCAGCAAGGTATTTTTGGCTAATCCAGATGCCACCATTTTCCTAGACGGTAGGAACTACGAGGCTCACGTGATTGTGGCTTGGCTTAGCCACCGGCCGGAATACCATCAAAGAGTTGTTGTACTTTTCTATACATTTGAATACCCACACGGCGGTGCCTTCGTTGATGCAGTTTTAAATGCCCAGCCCGCATCTGCTTGGAGGAAATCAATCGCCCTGATGCCCGCTCTTTTTCCTGAAGAACTGTGCCGACTGGCCCGTCTGCGTCAAGTTACTGAACCCACAGTCGATGATTTGTATTTGGCAGGCAAAGCCTGGTTTGATTCCATGCTAATGCAAGACATGAGGATCGTGGCGGCACATGTTGTTTTCTCCGGGGTGACCAGAAATTTGCTGGGCCAAGTTGTCGATAAAGATGTCTTGTTGGCTTTCGATTCAGATCAAGCCGCAGTGAGACTCGCGTATTACCTCAAGGAGGATACGATGATTAGAGCTAAACGCCCTCACCTGAAGTTTGCTGCGGTCACTAGATGCTATGACTTCGCAGCCCTCCTGGATTCCGGCGAGCGGGGTGAGTTCTCCATCGACATTAAAACAGGCAGGGCCCGACGTCATGAGACAGACGAGCGGAAACACATACGTTGGAGAAAAGGAACACCAGGAAATTCGGCAACAATTGCGGACTGGGTAATCTCAGATCGACCTGAAGATGAAATGGCTATCTGGGAATGGCGAAATCAAGGAATCGATCGTGAAGTTTCTCATCTAAGTCCACACTTGGATCTTAATATAGAAACGTCAAAATAA
- a CDS encoding D protein: MMVYQRPVFRVISLLRIRNREEAKLVLIGAVVVYRNFVEQTLADAQKNWVKSLVLYDDPGDAVTGILTWFSRCACLHGPRLGPLDTIAVNDNPLYIYCPRRKLEEYAKERIVSFHSEIGSVVCSMSPFDAGVTREKVRYGHNLISPGSCLLPDALEAYVAFLPSKSFLKLPYSVYEVHNDRYVHKFFALLPGSRFHFEVVAVGLAYPAAKKRPSGLGILRCCFTGKTNTCL, from the coding sequence ATGATGGTATATCAGCGTCCTGTTTTCAGGGTGATTAGCCTGCTGCGGATCCGGAACCGCGAAGAGGCCAAGCTCGTGCTGATCGGAGCAGTCGTGGTTTATCGCAATTTTGTGGAACAAACCTTGGCTGATGCCCAAAAAAATTGGGTCAAGTCACTCGTACTCTACGACGATCCGGGTGATGCTGTGACCGGAATCCTGACATGGTTCAGCAGGTGTGCATGCTTGCACGGACCGAGGTTGGGGCCGTTGGACACAATCGCCGTGAATGATAATCCGCTCTACATTTACTGTCCTCGCAGGAAGCTTGAGGAATATGCAAAAGAACGTATTGTGTCTTTTCATTCAGAGATCGGCTCGGTCGTGTGCTCCATGTCACCCTTCGATGCAGGCGTGACGCGTGAGAAGGTCCGCTATGGGCATAACCTGATATCCCCAGGGTCTTGCCTCCTTCCGGATGCTTTGGAAGCCTATGTCGCCTTTCTCCCGAGCAAGTCGTTTCTGAAATTGCCATATAGCGTTTATGAGGTTCACAATGATCGTTATGTTCATAAGTTCTTTGCGCTGCTCCCAGGATCCCGCTTTCATTTTGAAGTCGTAGCGGTTGGTTTGGCCTATCCCGCTGCCAAAAAAAGGCCTTCTGGTCTTGGAATTCTGCGTTGTTGCTTCACCGGAAAGACAAACACCTGCCTGTAA
- a CDS encoding C' protein, producing the protein MSYNQNMIPSGDDRPVFPTIDLFANTSLEELQQSLCAAVANYRDFLTRKILPFQQSWVVRVLSESGLDEETLRAIKSCVFTPCCSIPGAVQPDRICQHDSPIYIYTSLNLLSQYVEGKTLLRCYRKFVLASSLPPYRTDIPAEELKNVLNSILPGAYSMPHAVSCFVAILPSKKFTISMSKITTRGGAEEHFVVFSREENDIIPYDIVAVGKTLFSQSDEEFGLPNLSFDELQNLIST; encoded by the coding sequence ATGTCTTACAATCAAAATATGATACCCTCAGGGGATGATCGCCCCGTCTTTCCGACAATTGATTTGTTCGCAAACACCTCCCTGGAAGAACTTCAGCAGAGCCTATGCGCGGCGGTCGCAAATTATAGGGATTTCCTCACTCGAAAGATTCTCCCCTTCCAGCAATCTTGGGTTGTCCGAGTCCTGTCCGAATCCGGCCTAGACGAAGAGACTCTGCGCGCAATCAAAAGCTGTGTCTTCACGCCGTGTTGCAGCATTCCTGGCGCCGTCCAGCCAGATAGAATTTGCCAACATGACTCACCAATCTACATCTACACCTCCCTGAATTTATTATCGCAATACGTCGAAGGAAAAACCCTATTGCGGTGCTATCGCAAATTTGTGCTGGCTTCATCACTCCCACCATACCGAACGGATATTCCAGCAGAGGAGCTCAAGAACGTACTCAACAGTATCTTGCCAGGCGCCTATAGCATGCCGCATGCCGTAAGCTGCTTCGTGGCCATTTTGCCCAGTAAGAAATTCACGATCAGCATGTCCAAAATCACCACCCGTGGTGGCGCGGAGGAGCATTTTGTCGTTTTCAGTAGAGAAGAGAACGACATAATCCCATACGACATCGTCGCAGTGGGGAAGACGCTGTTCTCCCAGTCGGACGAGGAATTTGGTTTGCCAAATCTCAGCTTCGATGAACTACAGAACCTTATCAGCACTTAA